In the Rattus rattus isolate New Zealand chromosome 18, Rrattus_CSIRO_v1, whole genome shotgun sequence genome, one interval contains:
- the Sumo3 gene encoding small ubiquitin-related modifier 3 codes for MSEEKPKEGVKTENDHINLKVAGQDGSVVQFKIKRHTPLSKLMKAYCERQGLSMRQIRFRFDGQPINETDTPAQLEMEDEDTIDVFQQQTGGTASRASVPTPNHFPDICY; via the exons ATGTCGGAAGAGAAGCCCAAG GAGGGTGTGAAGACCGAGAACGACCACATCAACCTGAAAGTGGCagggcaggatggctcagtggtgcagTTCAAGATCAAGAGGCACACTCCGCTGAGCAAGCTGATGAAGGCCTACTGTGAGAGGCAG ggCTTGTCAATGAGGCAGATTCGATTCCGGTTTGATGGACAACCAATCAACGAAACAGACACTCCAGCCCAG CTGGAGATGGAGGATGAGGACACCATTGATGTATTCCAGCAGCAGACAGGAGGAACGGCCTCCCGAGCCAGCGTTCCCACACCCAACCATTTTCCTGACATTTGCTATTGA
- the Ube2g2 gene encoding ubiquitin-conjugating enzyme E2 G2 produces MAGTALKRLMAEYKQLTLNPPEGIVAGPMNEENFFEWEALIMGPEDTCFEFGVFPAILSFPLDYPLSPPKMRFTCEMFHPNIYPDGRVCISILHAPGDDPMGYESSAERWSPVQSVEKILLSVVSMLAEPNDESGANVDASKMWRDDREQFYKIAKQIVQKSLGL; encoded by the exons ATGGCGGGGACGGCGTTGAAGAGGCTGATGGCCGAATATAAGC AATTAACCCTGAATCCTCCAGAAGGAATTGTGGCAG gCCCCATGAATGAAGAGAATTTTTTTGAATGGGAGGCATTGATCAT GGGCCCTGAAGACACTTGCTTTGAGTTTGGTGTTTTTCCCGCCATCCTGAGTTTCCCACTTGACTACCCTTTGAGCCCTCCGAAAATGAGATTCACCTGTGAGATGTTCCATCCCAACA TCTACCCCGACGGGAGAGTATGTATCTCCATCCTGCATGCCCCAGGGGATGACCCCATGGGCTATGAGAGCAGTGCCGAGCGGTGGAGCCCAGTGCAGAGTGTGGAGAAGATCCTGCTTTCGGTGGTGAGCATGCTGGCAG AGCCCAACGATGAGAGTGGAGCAAACGTAGACGCTTCCAAGATGTGGCGGGACGACCGTGAGCAGTTCTACAAGATCGCCAAGCAGATCGTACAGAAGTCTCTGGGGCTCTGA